Proteins from one Malaya genurostris strain Urasoe2022 chromosome 2, Malgen_1.1, whole genome shotgun sequence genomic window:
- the LOC131431729 gene encoding serine protease gd-like, with protein MSRVTYCSSYYLGLPLMLLLWGFTSCVPSNYPAVSPCPALFSYKHDTNRSEYYGFVNLERQPVSNIAEVEISFSIAAQLPSKYIGFIQTIGDNHQLINQISKGYGVSYRVNLPIQDPLPRLTKLTLNGRLLCQGPSEKGNFVTEVNLRHYLRADAHANHHESKNGITRPSQQPTLPPPVPSPVESSDDVKLIDHREQHHTVERTEHEISPMKNTTTYKYVTQVVTYNEYESKPMFQKTTHYSVNTTTREAV; from the exons ATGTCGCGTGTGACGTACTGCTCAAGCTACTACTTAGGACTTCCACTGATGCTGTTGTTGTGGGGTTTTACCAGCTGTGTCCCGTCGAATTACCCAGCTGTGTCACCTTGTCCTGCATTGTTTTCCTACAAGCACGACACCAACCGATCCGAGTATTATGGATTCGTCAACTTGGAGAGACAACCGGTCTCGAATATTGCCGAGGTGGAAATATCGTTCTCAATAGCAGCCCAGCTACCGTCG AAATACATTGGATTCATTCAAACGATCGGCGACAATCACCAGTTGATCAATCAAATCTCCAAGGGATACGGCGTCAGTTATCGAGTTAACCTTCCGATTCAGGATCCACTTCCTCGGCTAACCAAGCTGACCCTGAACGGACGCCTACTATGCCAGGGACCCTCGGAGAAGGGAAACTTTGTTACGGAAGTGAACCTAAGACATTATCTGCGAGCCGATGCACATGCAAACCACCACGAAAGTAAGAACGGTATAACTCGGCCAAGTCAACAGCCAACGCTACCGCCTCCGGTTCCGTCGCCAGTGGAATCTTCGGACGACGTTAAACTGATCGACCACCGGGAACAGCACCATACCGTAGAACGAACCGAACATGAAATCAGTCCCATGAAAAACACCACCACATACAAATACGTTACACAGGTTGTAACCTACAATGAATACGAATCGAAACCGATGTTCCAGAAGACGACACACTACTCCGTCAACACGACGACTCGGGAGGCAGTCTAG